The Zootoca vivipara chromosome 16, rZooViv1.1, whole genome shotgun sequence genome has a segment encoding these proteins:
- the LOC118075490 gene encoding beta-1,3-galactosyltransferase 1-like, with amino-acid sequence MKGTRKMLITQLQNFPSVVLFCSILLFLLVAMKELESLFSPHHIKLKRGPDSTGNDKSAIGFEWESALERTRETKPSVLISPPPPVATRHPLEVVYSTDYKFLLNEPNKCRERSPFLILLVITEPQHFPTRQAIRQTWGNKSSVPGVSILRLFLTGVHPKFGYPLQALLEEESSIHRDIIQQDFLDTYNNLTLKTLMGMEWISKFCPNATYAVKADSDIFLNVNYMVSQLLQPHLPPKKNYMTGYIYRNAKPVRDKASKWYVPREVYLNETYPPFCAGSGYVFSGDLAKKIYQVAKTIKVINMEDVFMGICLYELGISMTNSPLGLFNPFKVKYEKCKFSKVVVVHYYRPEELLQIWPDFRDQNQTCKS; translated from the coding sequence ATGAAAGGTACCAGGAAGATGCTGATAACCCAGCTGCAGAATTTTCCCAGTGTGGTCCTCTTCTGCTCTATTTTGCTTTTCCTACTTGTTGCGATGAAAGAATTGGAGTCTCTTTTCTCGCCACACCACATCAAGCTCAAGCGCGGCCCTGATTCCACAGGCAATGATAAGAGTGCAATAGGATTTGAATGGGAATCTGCGCTGGAGAGGACAAGGGAGACCAAGCCCTCTGTTctgatttccccaccaccaccagtggcCACGCGGCATCCCTTGGAGGTTGTCTATTCCACTGATTATAAGTTCCTTCTCAACGAGCCAAACAAATGCCGGGAGAGGAGCCCTTTCTTGATCCTGCTGGTGATAACTGAGCCCCAGCATTTTCCCACAAGGCAGGCCATCCGGCAGACGTGGGGCAACAAGAGCTCAGTGCCTGGGGTTTCCATTCTTCGTCTCTTTCTGACGGGTGTCCACCCAAAATTTGGATACCCGCTCCAGGCCCTTTTGGAAGAGGAGAGTTCCATCCACAGAGACATTATTCAGCAGGACTTCCTGGATACCTACAACAACCTTACCCTCAAGACTCTGATGGGCATGGAGTGGATAAGCAAGTTCTGCCCCAATGCCACCTACGCGGTGAAGGCAGACAGTGACATCTTTCTCAATGTGAACTATATGGTGTCCCAGCTGCTGCAGCCTCACCTGCCACCCAAGAAGAACTACATGACAGGGTACATCTACAGGAACGCAAAGCCAGTGCGTGACAAGGCCTCCAAGTGGTATGTGCCACGGGAGGTGTACCTCAATGAGACCTACCCGCCCTTCTGCGCAGGCTCAGGGTATGTGTTCTCTGGGGATCTGGCCAAGAAGATCTACCAGGTAGCAAAGACTATCAAGGTCATTAACATGGAAGATGTCTTCATGGGAATCTGCCTGTATGAGCTGGGCATCAGCATGACAAACAGCCCCTTGGGTCTCTTCAACCCGTTCAAAGTCAAGTATGAGAAGTGCAAGTTctccaaggtggtggtggtgcattATTACAGGCCAGAGGAGCTGCTGCAGATTTGGCCTGACTTTCGGGACCAGAACCAGACTTGCAAGAGTTAA